ACACGCTGGCGCAGCTGGGGCCGGTGCAGGCCACCGGTGAGGTCATCCGGGACGCGCAGGCCGCCACCGATCCGCAGTCGGGGCGCTGGGTGGTGACCTTCCAGAACACCGACAAGGGCGCGCAGACCTTTGGCGATTTCACCGGCAAGAACGTGGGCAAGCTGATGGCCGTGGTGCTGGACGACCAGATTCAGTCGGTGGCCACCATTCAGCAGCGCCTCTTCCGCGACGTGCAGATCACCGGCAACTTCAGCGCCGAGGAATCCAATCAGCTCGCCCTGGTGCTCAAGTCAGGCGCGCTGCCCATCAAGATCCGCACCGAGGCCGAGCGCTCGATTGGGCCCACCCTGGGCGCCGACGCCATTCGCAGCGGCGCGCTGGCCTCGCTGGCGGGGATTGCGCTGATCTTTGTGCTGCTGTTCGTGTACTACGGCTTCTGGTTCGGTCTGGTGGCCGCGCTGGGCCTGATCTTCTCGGCCATCATCATCCTGGGCCTGCTGGCAGGCTTCGGCGCCACACTCACCCTGCCGGGCATCGCGGGGCTGGTGCTGACCATCGGCGGCGCGGTGGACGGCAACGTGCTGTCCTTCGAGCGCATCAAGGAAGAGCTGCGCCGGGGTAAGGGCATCAAGAATGCCATTGGCGGGGGCTACAACCACTCCACGTCGGCCATTCTGGACGTGAACACCGCGCAGCTGCTCTCGGCGCTGGCGCTGTACAACTACTCCACGGGCGCCGTGAAGGGCTTTGCGGTCACGCTGATGATTGGCGTGGTGGCCTCCACCTTCTCGAACCTGGTATTCGGCAAGTGGTTTATCCAGTGGCTGGCGCAGCGCCGGCCCAACATGAGCGCGCCGCAGTGGTTCCGCGAGCCGCGTTTTGACTTCATCAAGCCGGCGCCGATCATTTCCACGCTGAGCGTGCTGCTGGCCATCGGCGGCGGCGCTCTGCTGCTGACCAAGGGCCTGAACTTTGGCGTGGACTTCACCAGCGGCACCACCCTGACCGTGAAAACCAGCGCCGCCACCACCACTGAACAGGTGCGCGCCGCCGTCACAGGCGCGGGCGTGGCCCAGGTGACGGCGCAGAACGCGACCATTCAGCGCGTGGTGGTGCCCGGGATCGAGGGCGCGGCCTACACCGTGAAGGTGCCGGAACTGGGCACCGATCAGATCAAGCGCCTGTCGGCCGGCATCACCGCGCTGCCGCAGGGTGAGGTGCAGTCCTTTGAGACCGTGGGCCCCACCGTGGGCCGCGAGCTGACCGAGAAGACCATCTACGCCATGCTGCTGGGCCTGGGCCTGATTCTGGTGTACGTGGCCTTCCGTTTCGACCTGACCATGGGCATCGGCAGCGTGCTGGCCGTGGCGCACGACGTGGGCATCGTGCTGGGCCTGTACACGCTGCTGAACCTGGAATTCTCCATTGCCAGCGTGGCCGCGCTGCTCACCCTGATCGGTTACTCGCTCAACGACTCGATTATCGTCTCGGACCGCATCCGCGAGAACCTCAAGGAGATGCGGGGCAAGTCCTACCGCGAGATTGTGAATGCCAGCATCAACCAGACGCTCTCGCGCACCCTGATGACCTCGGTGTGCACCATGCTGCCGCTGCTGACCCTGCTGATTTTCGGCGGGCCGGTGCTGCGCGACTTCGCGTTCGTGCTGCTCGTGGGCATCCTGGTGGGCACGTACTCCAGCATGTACATCGTCTCGCCGCTGGTGGTCTTCCTGGAAGAATGGAAGCAGCGCCGCAAGACGGGCATGCCAGCCAAGGCCTGAACACCGCCCTTCTTCGCCTGCCGCCCCACCCCCGGGGCGGCTTTTCGTTTGGCAGAAGAACCGGCTGCATTGGTTCTCACTTGGAAGGCCCACTGGCTTCAGCTATGCTGCGGGGCGATGAACATGCATGAGCAGAAAACAGTCGCCATTGTGGGCGGCAGCGGCTATGCGGGGGGCGAATTCCTGCGCCTGGCGCTGGGGCACCCGCAGCTGAGGGTCACGCAGGTGACCAGCGAACGCCAGGCAGGCACCCCCGTGGGTCTGGTTCACCCCAACCTGCGCGGGCGCACCAACCTCAAGTTCCGCCGGGCCGCCGAGCTGGAGGAGGCCGACATTCTGGTGCTGGCGCTGCCACACGGGCACGCGGCGGGGCGGCTGGCCGAGTTTGAGGGCAAGGCGCAGGTGATCGTGGACCTGTCGGCAGATTTCCGGTTGAAGGACCCGGCCACGTATCAGGCCACCTACGGCCAGCCCCATCCCACGCCAGAGCGGCTGCATGAATGGGTGTACGGCAACCCGGAACTGCGCCGGGAAGAGCTGCGCGGCGCCACCCGGATTGCCTGCGCGGGGTGCTTTGCCACCAGCGTGATCCTCGCTCTGTATCCGCTGCTGAAACTGGGGGTACTGCTGCCCAGGGACATCATTGCCACCGGGCTGGTGGGGTCCAGTGCGGCGGGCGCCAGCGCCACGGACAGCAGCCATCACCCGGAGCGCGCGGGCAGCCTGCGCGTGTACAAGCCTGTGGGCCACCGCCACACCGCCGAGGCGCAGCAGGAGTTGCCCGGGCACTTTCCACTGCACCTGACCGCCATTTCTACCCCGCGCGTGCGCGGCATCCTGACCACGGCCCACGCCTGGATTCCCGATGGCTACAGCGACCGCGACGTCTGGAGCGCCTACCGCGAGGTCTACAGCCAGGAGCCGTTTATCCGCATTGTGAAGGTGGCCAAGGGCATCCACCGCTACCCCGATCCCATGCTGCTGGACGGCACCAACTACTGCGACCTGGGCTTTGAAATGGACATGGACACTGGCCGCGTGGTCCTGATGAGCGCGATTGACAATCTGGTCAAGGGCACAGCGGGCCACGCCATTCAGAGCCTGAATGTCGCCCTCGACTGGCCGGAGACGATGGGTCTGGAGTTTGCAGGGCTGCATCCGGCGTAGGGGGGTGTGGAATTTGGGCACTCCTGGCCCTACCTCCCACACCCCACGTCCTACACTCCTTCGAGCACAAAGCCCCCCTTCGGATTCGCCCGCAACTTCGCAAAGGCCGCGTCGGGGTCGTGGGGGGTGCAGATCAGCGCGCCC
The window above is part of the Deinococcus arcticus genome. Proteins encoded here:
- the secD gene encoding protein translocase subunit SecD, translating into MTYGNNRNKDGRRPPAKRAPTASRPNPWTGLLLVLTLLASLLYIWRPWEHQDNLWSLWDDKFQFMTLGLDLKGGLRIELAPESGAATREELDRVKTVIENRINALGVAEPTVTIAGGKRVVVEIPGATPAVQDRARTIIKQTARLEFRIVQDGVQPDQALLQRNPRSGGYTLAQLGPVQATGEVIRDAQAATDPQSGRWVVTFQNTDKGAQTFGDFTGKNVGKLMAVVLDDQIQSVATIQQRLFRDVQITGNFSAEESNQLALVLKSGALPIKIRTEAERSIGPTLGADAIRSGALASLAGIALIFVLLFVYYGFWFGLVAALGLIFSAIIILGLLAGFGATLTLPGIAGLVLTIGGAVDGNVLSFERIKEELRRGKGIKNAIGGGYNHSTSAILDVNTAQLLSALALYNYSTGAVKGFAVTLMIGVVASTFSNLVFGKWFIQWLAQRRPNMSAPQWFREPRFDFIKPAPIISTLSVLLAIGGGALLLTKGLNFGVDFTSGTTLTVKTSAATTTEQVRAAVTGAGVAQVTAQNATIQRVVVPGIEGAAYTVKVPELGTDQIKRLSAGITALPQGEVQSFETVGPTVGRELTEKTIYAMLLGLGLILVYVAFRFDLTMGIGSVLAVAHDVGIVLGLYTLLNLEFSIASVAALLTLIGYSLNDSIIVSDRIRENLKEMRGKSYREIVNASINQTLSRTLMTSVCTMLPLLTLLIFGGPVLRDFAFVLLVGILVGTYSSMYIVSPLVVFLEEWKQRRKTGMPAKA
- the argC gene encoding N-acetyl-gamma-glutamyl-phosphate reductase, with product MHEQKTVAIVGGSGYAGGEFLRLALGHPQLRVTQVTSERQAGTPVGLVHPNLRGRTNLKFRRAAELEEADILVLALPHGHAAGRLAEFEGKAQVIVDLSADFRLKDPATYQATYGQPHPTPERLHEWVYGNPELRREELRGATRIACAGCFATSVILALYPLLKLGVLLPRDIIATGLVGSSAAGASATDSSHHPERAGSLRVYKPVGHRHTAEAQQELPGHFPLHLTAISTPRVRGILTTAHAWIPDGYSDRDVWSAYREVYSQEPFIRIVKVAKGIHRYPDPMLLDGTNYCDLGFEMDMDTGRVVLMSAIDNLVKGTAGHAIQSLNVALDWPETMGLEFAGLHPA